Proteins from a genomic interval of Oncorhynchus clarkii lewisi isolate Uvic-CL-2024 chromosome 13, UVic_Ocla_1.0, whole genome shotgun sequence:
- the LOC139365081 gene encoding ATP-dependent Clp protease proteolytic subunit, mitochondrial-like yields MLIRRVLQCGVTALKSRRTIHHSAQWRSPLVPIVVEQTGRGERAYDIYSRLLRERIICVMGPIDDSVASLVIAQLLFLQSESNNKPIHMYINSPGGVVTAGLAIYDTMQYILNPISTWCVGQAASMGSLLLASGTAGMRHSLPNARIMVHQPSGGARGQATDIAIQAEEIMKLKKQINQLYAKHTGQLLAHIDCVMERDRYMSPIEAQDFGIIDRVLVHPPQAGQDDPELVQKEPPTAICPSPASAPEQSPPGTNPPSSYKPEP; encoded by the exons ATGCTTATACGA AGGGTGTTACAATGTGGAGTGACAGCTTTAAAGTCACGCAGGACCATTCACCACAGTGCACAATGGAGGAGTCCTCTCGTACCTATCGTTGTGGAGCAGACG GGTCGAGGAGAGCGTGCGTATGACATCTACTCTCGTCTTCTGAGGGAGAGGATCATCTGTGTAATGGGGCCG ATTGATGACTCTGTGGCCAGTCTGGTTATTGCTCAACTACTCTTTCTGCAGTCAGAGAGCAACAACAAACCCATCCACATGTACATCAACAGTCCTG GCGGTGTTGTGACGGCAGGCCTAGCCATCTACGACACCATGCAGTACATCCTCAACCCAATCTCCACGTGGTGTGTGGGCCAGGCGGCCAGCATGGGCAGTCTTCTCCTGGCTTCGGGCACGGCCGGCATGAGGCACTCCCTGCCCAACGCCCGCATCATGGTGCACCAGCCCTCCGGAGGAGCCAGG GGTCAGGCTACAGACATCGCCATTCAGGCTGAGGAGATCATGAAGCTAAAGAAACAGATCAATCAACTCTACGCTAAACACACTGGCCAGCTGTTGGCGCATATAG attgtgtgatggagagagatcgTTACATGAGCCCCATTGAGGCACAGGACTTTGGGATCATCGACCGAGTGTTGGTGCATCCTCCCCAGGCGGGCCAGGATGACCCAGAGCTGGTCCAGAAGGAGCCCCCTACCGCCATCTGCCCCTCGCCAGCCTCCGCCCCCGAGCAGAGCCCCCCCGGGACCAACCCCCCCTCCTCATACAAACCCGAACCCTGA
- the LOC139365080 gene encoding aldehyde dehydrogenase family 3 member B1-like: MASQSEVIDRLRATFRSGVTFPEQFRMTQLQNLLSLVEENEQLIQDALHKDLHKPKFESVLSEIQITLNDLYFAMENLRTWMQPEYNIGKNLATRMDDCFIRREPLGVVLIIGAWNYPLHLILLPLVAAIAAGNCAILKPSEICQATEQLLAELIPKYLSQDCYAVLCGGAEDTKSLLKNKFDHIFYTGSQVVARSILLAAAPHLTPVTLELGGKSPCFIYGHIDIHKAAKRLCWSKFFNTGQSCVAPDYVLCTAQTRDALLPALRETLRTFYGPDPGASLDMGRIVTPRHWRRLMDMLEKSKGKVVIGGESREEDRYIAPTVLVDVQESDALMQEEIFGPILPILTIESLEEGIDYINRQEKPLALYVFSDETSVVTTVLNNTSSGGFCGNDGIVHMALPGLPFGGVGASGMGSYHGRWGFETFSHRRGCMNRSWLLERVNVLRYPPYSDYNLGWLRWATTFKKNSWGGCSVM; encoded by the exons ATGGCCAGCCAGAGCGAGGTGATTGACAGGTTGAGGGCTACGTTCCGGTCAGGTGTGACCTTTCCAGAGCAGTTCCGTATGACCCAGCTCCAGAACCTTCTCTCCCTGGTCGAAGAAAACGAGCAGTTGATACAAGATGCTCTCCACAAGGACCTCCATAAG cCCAAGTTTGAGTCGGTCCTGTCAGAGATTCAGATAACCCTGAATGACCTGTACTTCGCCATGGAAAACCTCAGGACCTGGATGCAGCCGGAATACAACATTGGCAAGAATCTG GCCACTAGGATGGATGACTGTTTCATACGCAGGGAACCGTTGGGGGTAGTTTTAATCATCGGGGCGTGGAACTACCCTCTACATCTTATTCTCTTACCTTTGGTTGCTGCAATTGCTGCAG GAAACTGTGCCATTCTGAAGCCGTCAGAGATCTGTCAGGCCACCGAGCAACTCCTGGCAGAACTCATCCCCAAATACCTGTCTCag GACTGCTATGCAGTACTATGTGGTGGAGCAGAGGACACCAAGTCATTGCTGAAGAATAAATTTGACCACATTTTCTACACAG GTTCCCAGGTGGTGGCCCGCTCCATCCTGCTAGCGGCGGCGCCTCACCTGACCCCCGTCACCCTGGAGCTGGGTGGCAAGAGCCCCTGCTTCATCTACGGCCATATCGACATCCATAAGGCCGCCAAGCGCCTGTGCTGGTCCAAGTTCTTCAACACTGGCCAGAGCTGTGTGGCACCCGACTACGTCCTCTGCACAGCCCAGACCCGGGACGCCCTACTGCCCGCTCTCCGGGAGACCCTGCGGACCTTCTACGGGCCGGACCCCGGAGCGAGTCTGGACATGGGGCGCATAGTCACCCCACGCCACTGGAGACGCCTGATGGACATGCTAGAGAAGTCCAAGGGGAAGGTGGTGATCGGAGGGGAGAGCCGCGAGGAGGACAGGTATATTG ctcccacAGTGTTGGTGGACGTGCAGGAATCTGATGCTCTAATGCAGGAGGAGATCTTTGGCCCCATCCTGCCCATCCTAACCATAGAGTCTCTGGAGGAGGGCATAGACTACATCAACCGGCAAGAGAAACCCCTGGCCCTCTACGTCTTCTCTGACGAGACCTCG gtggTGACCACAGTGTTGAACAACACCAGTAGTGGTGGTTTCTGCGGCAATGATGGTATAGTACACATGGCCTTGCCAGGCCTGCCCTTTGGGGGAGTAG gTGCCAGTGGGATGGGTAGCTACCACGGCCGCTGGGGCTTTGAGACATTCAGCCACAGGCGGGGCTGTATGAACCGGAGCTGGTTACTGGAGAGGGTCAACGTCCTGCGCTACCCGCCCTACAGCGACTACAACCTGGGCTGGTTGCGCTGGGCCACCACCTTCAAGAAGAACAGCTGGGGAGGCTGCTCAGTCATGTGA